The Roseiconus lacunae genome has a segment encoding these proteins:
- a CDS encoding PQQ-dependent sugar dehydrogenase: MKKFLLFAWLVLALVVVATEWTDGFHRVAFRADRDYVTPQDVVLATPRATSGGPVSEVYLRKDNSPPEAPVQVSEWVAVNSFPETDLFRGAMHMRPHPKKPSTWFISTYSGLVLQATREQGSGDLRVTTVVDLTSENLGCLLSFALQPNERDEPTSIFLFYRSIDDARRKFYRVVRCPVKSDGIALPTDQQILIEQEVEHYEHLGGALDFDENGFLLIAVGDNGLHDDLSEHSQRIDRSLFSGILRIDVNRTGGETSFPSRRLPANGQTGGYYVPNDNPFVDHPGALPEFWSIGFRNPFRMHFDTVAGAAWVGEVGQDRFEQLEKASHATNHQWSYREGRERFHRSYLHGRPPTPFLGIDTAPHYEYFHQDQDYCIVAGPVYRHQRYPQLNSKVLFGDNQSGRVWAIDTDAGRSPQLLLRLPSGKRHASLTSICVDHEGRIFTTSFASRGGVASIHELVPQAPAKMPIRLSETAYFKTLSPLIPSGEFVPYTVNSPLWSDGMEKDRWFTIPEGTLIDNSGDEQTHWKFPKGSVFIKHFRAPDDNNKRTRSDNIETRILIQGTTDSVYGATYRWDDDGQDAILVLKRDRIESMPVPRSAEGASDTFSYRLPSPNDCLVCHNRDNLNLGFTTAQFNRPSEDASQENQIVAIGRKGWLKKTYSLDELASLNRLVPLDGTEASLEHRARSYLHSNCSLCHHRDGTQRTHFLANIDIPLNDAAMVDADAQTWYMPIDQRVTKKVIRGGEPDLSLLYRRMTTHQDEHAMPYLGRNTVDRNAAETIAQWIRSLSEP; this comes from the coding sequence ATGAAGAAGTTCCTACTCTTCGCATGGCTAGTGCTGGCGCTCGTCGTAGTTGCCACCGAATGGACCGACGGCTTTCATCGGGTCGCTTTTCGGGCAGATCGTGACTATGTGACTCCGCAAGATGTGGTCCTTGCAACGCCGCGAGCCACAAGCGGTGGACCGGTTTCGGAGGTGTATCTTCGAAAGGATAATTCACCGCCAGAGGCACCGGTGCAAGTTTCAGAATGGGTCGCGGTGAATTCATTTCCAGAAACGGACTTGTTCCGTGGGGCGATGCATATGAGGCCTCACCCGAAGAAACCATCAACGTGGTTTATTTCGACGTACTCCGGGTTGGTCCTTCAGGCAACACGTGAACAAGGCTCTGGCGACTTGCGAGTGACAACTGTCGTGGATCTAACATCGGAAAATCTCGGCTGCTTGTTATCTTTCGCCCTTCAGCCCAACGAACGCGATGAGCCAACGTCAATATTTTTGTTTTATCGTTCTATCGATGACGCTAGGAGAAAGTTTTACCGCGTGGTGCGATGCCCGGTTAAAAGCGATGGCATTGCGTTACCGACGGATCAGCAAATCTTGATTGAACAAGAAGTGGAACATTACGAGCACCTCGGAGGTGCGCTCGATTTTGACGAGAATGGATTCTTGCTGATTGCGGTCGGCGACAACGGCTTGCATGATGACCTTTCAGAGCATTCACAGCGGATCGATCGCAGCCTGTTCTCAGGGATCTTGCGAATCGATGTGAATCGGACCGGTGGCGAGACTAGCTTTCCCAGTCGTCGACTGCCTGCCAACGGCCAAACCGGCGGATACTACGTCCCAAATGACAATCCGTTTGTGGATCACCCTGGGGCGCTGCCTGAGTTTTGGTCGATCGGATTTCGTAATCCGTTCCGAATGCACTTCGACACGGTTGCCGGAGCAGCATGGGTTGGCGAAGTCGGGCAAGATCGATTCGAGCAACTTGAAAAGGCAAGTCACGCTACGAATCATCAGTGGAGCTATCGCGAGGGTCGCGAACGATTCCATCGTAGCTATCTTCACGGACGACCGCCGACGCCATTTCTGGGAATTGACACTGCGCCACATTACGAGTACTTCCATCAAGACCAAGACTACTGCATCGTGGCCGGCCCAGTGTATCGACATCAGCGGTACCCTCAGCTGAACAGCAAGGTGCTTTTCGGCGACAATCAATCAGGTCGGGTGTGGGCAATCGACACCGACGCGGGCCGTTCTCCGCAGCTGCTACTGCGACTGCCCAGCGGCAAACGGCATGCGAGTCTGACATCGATTTGCGTCGATCATGAAGGCAGGATTTTCACAACTTCGTTTGCATCCCGCGGCGGGGTAGCTTCGATTCACGAGTTAGTTCCGCAGGCCCCCGCCAAAATGCCGATTCGCTTGTCGGAGACCGCTTACTTTAAAACGCTGTCACCTTTGATTCCTTCCGGAGAGTTCGTGCCGTACACGGTGAACTCGCCGCTATGGTCCGATGGAATGGAAAAGGACCGTTGGTTTACGATTCCCGAGGGCACTCTAATTGACAATTCTGGTGACGAACAAACCCATTGGAAATTCCCAAAGGGATCTGTGTTCATCAAGCATTTCCGCGCTCCCGATGATAACAATAAGCGGACACGTTCGGACAACATTGAAACAAGGATCTTGATTCAGGGGACCACGGATTCTGTTTACGGGGCGACCTATCGCTGGGATGATGACGGGCAAGACGCGATCTTAGTTCTAAAACGTGATCGAATCGAATCGATGCCGGTGCCCCGATCCGCCGAAGGGGCCAGCGATACCTTCTCGTACCGGTTACCTAGCCCCAACGATTGCTTGGTATGCCACAATCGAGACAACCTGAATCTCGGTTTTACGACAGCTCAGTTCAACCGACCTAGCGAAGACGCTTCTCAGGAAAACCAGATCGTCGCAATCGGGCGCAAAGGTTGGTTGAAAAAAACTTATTCGTTGGACGAATTGGCGTCGCTAAACCGGTTGGTGCCACTAGACGGCACTGAGGCGTCACTCGAGCACCGAGCACGGTCTTATCTGCATAGTAACTGTTCGTTATGCCACCATCGAGATGGTACGCAGCGAACGCATTTCCTGGCAAACATCGATATTCCACTCAATGATGCGGCAATGGTGGATGCCGATGCACAGACATGGTACATGCCGATCGACCAGCGAGTTACCAAGAAAGTCATTCGCGGCGGAGAACCTGATTTGTCATTGCTCTATCGGCGGATGACCACACATCAAGATGAGCATGCGATGCCATACCTGGGGCGAAACACTGTTGATCGAAATGCGGCAGAGACGATCGCGCAATGGATCCGCTCTTTATCAGAGCCATAG
- the queF gene encoding preQ(1) synthase — protein MSESKNFREILEVFENPSQSRDFTIVHHCPEFTSVCPKTGQPDYGKIIFTYVPGEVCVELKSLKMYLQAFRNEGIFYEAVTNRIMDDFLAVVQPKSATVESQWTPRGGLHSNIVVQFPSPEAS, from the coding sequence TTGAGTGAGTCTAAGAATTTCCGCGAAATCCTGGAGGTATTTGAAAACCCCAGCCAATCGCGTGATTTTACCATCGTCCACCATTGCCCCGAGTTCACGTCGGTGTGTCCCAAGACGGGTCAGCCCGATTACGGCAAGATTATTTTTACCTACGTGCCGGGCGAAGTTTGTGTGGAGCTGAAAAGCTTAAAAATGTACCTTCAAGCGTTCCGAAATGAAGGGATCTTTTACGAAGCCGTGACCAATCGGATCATGGACGACTTTCTGGCCGTTGTACAGCCGAAAAGTGCAACCGTCGAAAGTCAGTGGACCCCCCGTGGCGGTTTGCACAGCAATATCGTCGTTCAGTTTCCTTCCCCCGAAGCCTCCTAG
- a CDS encoding DUF1559 family PulG-like putative transporter — protein sequence MATQTIDECCQDIPAGEYTPQSGSPQLIGGLAFRDWIAAFVIVGSLFMLADWRRNHDGPSRWMWHDQSDHLGAEYDTIAQAVRSGRGFSDPFHEQTGPTAWMPPILVYLTAGLYWLFDDRREEVVEVIVGCNLLTIFFASLLVLRYARSVGLAGVAYLVLAAGLLADFRDLFQRTHDTWLILLVIMLLWLGLQRFADAPRGNSNEAYTWGFCGGAAALCSPVVGAAWAISTVIQWLVLPQWRWEPTQSERSKVFKRGVLSLVAAAAVSVLVVSPWMIRNRIVLGKWIPVKSNSTYEIWQSQVLDDDGVLDETSAYQHPWGKNGLQRKEYVQKGEIEFIGSRGEPTWHSILADPLDFVRRVSRRFVAATLYFQPMTDHAEQMKVTLGFIRSYYPFPLLAFLILVFFGKGPFDRAEIATCCLYVTALLPYILISFYSRYSAPLVMMKMLLILHAVHALRRRFFKYSLFGRHDPVLEAKAADGEPEVATNFNTIRQLSRSCFAVEARVSENVPPVQWRPWGEMVFAPRRSPSRQGFTLIELLLAISIISILISMTLPAVQNAREAARRITCMNHAKQIGLALQMHANTFDYFPGNGGFTPESQIEAVDGTMTYISTRDVAQNTFYQWGIGRPGMTPKKQPGSWAYAILPQLEQVVAYQHVEVEKLQPQFLCPTRGRQRPVPPVDDENGEYVSGGRAWAQTDFCGNRKMMPEYPNAVPLSMVFDGLSHTFVIGEKAYDRGVHGPSSWYWDEPIFSGGSKGTARAGLSIIPDGYDIAFRDNWGSAHPSGAVFAKADGSTNFVTGQVDYKVMRAALTPRGGEVEANELD from the coding sequence ATGGCAACCCAAACCATCGATGAGTGCTGTCAGGACATCCCAGCAGGCGAATACACTCCCCAGTCTGGATCTCCGCAATTGATCGGGGGCTTAGCTTTCCGCGATTGGATAGCAGCATTTGTTATCGTAGGATCGTTGTTCATGCTAGCGGATTGGCGACGAAATCACGATGGTCCATCGCGTTGGATGTGGCATGATCAGAGCGACCATCTTGGGGCCGAGTATGACACCATTGCTCAGGCAGTCCGATCGGGCCGAGGTTTTTCCGATCCGTTTCATGAACAAACCGGACCGACGGCGTGGATGCCACCAATTCTGGTCTATTTGACTGCGGGACTGTATTGGCTATTCGACGATCGGCGCGAGGAAGTTGTCGAAGTGATCGTCGGATGCAATCTGTTGACCATTTTCTTCGCGAGTCTGCTTGTCTTGCGATATGCAAGATCGGTTGGGTTGGCCGGCGTGGCGTATCTTGTGTTAGCGGCAGGGCTGTTGGCTGACTTTCGAGATCTATTTCAACGCACCCACGATACCTGGCTAATCCTGCTAGTCATCATGCTGCTGTGGCTGGGCTTGCAGCGATTTGCAGACGCCCCAAGGGGAAATTCAAACGAAGCCTACACTTGGGGTTTTTGTGGTGGCGCAGCGGCACTTTGTAGTCCCGTCGTCGGTGCGGCATGGGCAATCTCGACGGTGATTCAATGGTTAGTGCTTCCACAATGGCGATGGGAACCGACGCAATCAGAGCGAAGCAAGGTTTTCAAGCGGGGAGTCCTTTCACTTGTTGCCGCGGCAGCGGTTTCGGTTTTAGTGGTCAGTCCTTGGATGATTCGCAACCGCATCGTGCTTGGAAAGTGGATCCCCGTGAAGTCCAATTCGACCTACGAGATTTGGCAATCTCAGGTTCTCGATGATGACGGCGTCCTTGATGAAACATCAGCCTATCAACACCCTTGGGGTAAGAACGGTCTTCAGAGAAAGGAATATGTTCAGAAGGGAGAAATCGAGTTCATCGGTTCTCGGGGCGAGCCAACATGGCACTCAATCCTTGCAGACCCGTTGGATTTTGTCAGGCGTGTATCGCGGAGGTTCGTTGCAGCAACCCTGTATTTTCAGCCGATGACCGACCACGCGGAACAGATGAAAGTAACACTAGGATTTATCAGGTCGTATTATCCGTTTCCGCTACTTGCGTTTCTCATCTTGGTGTTTTTCGGCAAGGGGCCATTTGATCGGGCAGAAATTGCGACATGCTGCCTCTATGTGACTGCGCTCCTCCCTTACATTTTGATCAGTTTCTATTCCCGCTACTCGGCACCGCTAGTGATGATGAAAATGCTTCTGATTCTGCACGCTGTGCATGCACTTCGACGTCGCTTTTTCAAATATTCGCTGTTCGGCAGACACGACCCTGTGCTTGAAGCCAAGGCAGCCGATGGCGAACCCGAAGTTGCAACCAATTTCAATACAATCCGGCAGCTTTCTCGATCATGTTTTGCCGTGGAGGCTCGGGTGAGTGAAAATGTTCCTCCGGTTCAATGGCGACCGTGGGGAGAAATGGTGTTCGCCCCACGACGATCGCCTTCGCGACAGGGCTTCACCCTTATCGAATTGCTTCTAGCCATTTCGATCATCTCAATTTTGATCTCGATGACTTTGCCAGCGGTTCAGAACGCACGAGAGGCCGCGCGGCGAATCACATGCATGAACCACGCCAAGCAAATCGGACTGGCCTTGCAAATGCATGCGAACACCTTTGACTATTTCCCCGGGAACGGAGGATTCACACCCGAAAGTCAGATCGAGGCAGTTGACGGGACAATGACTTACATTTCAACACGTGATGTCGCTCAGAACACCTTTTACCAATGGGGGATCGGTCGCCCAGGTATGACACCTAAGAAGCAGCCAGGAAGTTGGGCTTACGCGATTTTGCCTCAGCTTGAACAGGTTGTCGCCTATCAGCACGTGGAAGTAGAAAAATTGCAGCCGCAGTTTCTATGCCCGACGCGAGGTCGGCAGCGTCCCGTGCCACCGGTTGATGACGAGAATGGCGAATATGTTTCGGGAGGGCGAGCGTGGGCGCAAACCGATTTCTGCGGGAATCGAAAAATGATGCCTGAGTATCCCAACGCGGTTCCATTGTCGATGGTGTTTGACGGTCTTTCGCATACGTTCGTGATCGGTGAAAAAGCCTATGATCGCGGTGTACACGGACCTTCAAGCTGGTACTGGGACGAACCTATCTTTTCGGGCGGAAGTAAAGGGACGGCCAGGGCTGGCCTTTCGATCATTCCCGATGGATACGACATCGCATTTCGAGACAATTGGGGATCAGCGCATCCGTCGGGTGCTGTTTTTGCGAAAGCGGACGGTTCGACCAATTTTGTAACCGGTCAGGTTGATTACAAAGTAATGCGAGCCGCACTAACGCCCCGAGGTGGAGAGGTGGAAGCAAATGAGTTGGATTAG
- a CDS encoding glycosyltransferase family 2 protein: MRITVIIPVFNEIHTAGELLRAVHEVARQDWQVVVIDDGSNDGTAEVLRHECSQLGFELVCRDRNGGKTAAVRDGLVRAVGDYVLIQDADLEYNPGDIPRLLRMAEKSCEVVYGRRPSYWNRPSRWLFASGVLLIDMALLFLYGRFVRDHATCYKLIPRKTLQGLELESTGFEGCIEITAKLMRSRIAIHQMPIRYAPRATTAGKKLTIAYGPRALRSAWRWRTWKPATSRLTPKVAGRAFVPRDAKADSFVETATLQRHDS, translated from the coding sequence GTGAGAATCACAGTCATCATTCCAGTTTTCAATGAAATTCATACGGCTGGTGAATTGCTGAGGGCGGTTCATGAAGTTGCCCGCCAGGACTGGCAGGTGGTCGTTATAGACGATGGGTCAAATGATGGGACCGCAGAGGTATTACGGCATGAGTGTTCTCAACTTGGCTTTGAGCTAGTTTGCCGAGATCGCAACGGCGGAAAAACAGCGGCTGTTCGTGATGGATTGGTACGGGCCGTTGGTGACTATGTTCTAATCCAAGATGCGGACCTCGAATACAATCCCGGTGATATCCCACGTCTGCTTAGAATGGCGGAAAAGTCGTGCGAAGTGGTTTATGGAAGACGCCCGAGCTACTGGAACCGGCCCAGTCGGTGGCTGTTCGCTTCAGGGGTTTTACTTATCGACATGGCTTTATTGTTCCTGTACGGGCGTTTTGTCCGGGATCACGCCACTTGCTACAAGCTCATTCCTCGGAAAACACTTCAAGGGCTTGAGCTCGAATCCACCGGGTTCGAAGGCTGTATTGAAATCACCGCGAAATTGATGCGGTCACGAATTGCAATTCACCAAATGCCGATCCGGTATGCGCCACGAGCGACGACCGCAGGAAAAAAACTCACAATCGCATACGGGCCTAGGGCGCTCCGGTCGGCGTGGCGCTGGCGCACGTGGAAGCCAGCCACTTCGCGTCTTACTCCAAAAGTTGCGGGTCGAGCTTTTGTGCCGCGTGATGCAAAGGCGGATTCATTCGTGGAAACGGCAACGCTGCAACGGCATGATTCATAA
- a CDS encoding two-component system sensor histidine kinase NtrB: MSSPEFLPLPRRGEKIAPEFFRSIAESTVDWESWFSVTGEVLWVNEAVRRFTGISPEECLKMDDYPMQLIAADDRSRIAALLREAVSGSTENNVEFRILHRDGSTRWVAVSWQPMKDDNGRSLGYRTSVRDVTEKRHMREQLRLQNEHLEQIVQERTAKIAQLEKHRLKMEKLAALGELAAGVAHEINNPLAGIRNVFELLKRQLPTDVKHYDKLSLIDAEIERISGITHQMYQLYRPSQQRSTVFSVRKTIDEVLALTVPMSRKSSVGVKVNYVTMERAPDLSKEEVVLREGELKQILLNLIHNAIQASPRGNNVQLEVHNSRDQLSISVHDQGCGISEENLDKVFDPFFSTKAAKVGQGMGLGLSVTKGLIEAMQGTITVSSKLGIGTEFKLRLPRNLQLKSEA; the protein is encoded by the coding sequence TTGTCTTCTCCTGAGTTTCTGCCGTTGCCTCGTCGGGGTGAAAAAATTGCCCCTGAATTCTTCCGTTCAATCGCCGAAAGTACCGTCGACTGGGAAAGCTGGTTTTCGGTAACCGGCGAAGTCTTGTGGGTTAACGAAGCTGTTCGACGCTTCACAGGTATTTCGCCGGAAGAGTGCCTGAAGATGGACGACTATCCGATGCAATTGATCGCCGCAGACGATCGGTCACGCATCGCGGCGCTGTTGCGCGAAGCTGTCAGTGGCAGCACCGAAAACAACGTCGAATTTCGGATCTTGCACCGCGATGGTTCTACGCGCTGGGTCGCGGTGTCATGGCAACCAATGAAAGACGATAACGGCCGATCGCTCGGCTACCGAACCAGTGTGCGCGATGTCACCGAAAAGCGTCATATGCGCGAGCAGCTACGGCTGCAAAACGAACACTTAGAACAGATCGTCCAGGAGCGAACTGCGAAGATCGCTCAACTTGAAAAGCATCGCTTAAAAATGGAAAAGCTGGCGGCCCTCGGTGAACTCGCCGCCGGTGTCGCCCATGAAATTAATAATCCATTGGCGGGCATCCGGAATGTTTTCGAGCTGCTCAAGCGTCAGTTGCCCACTGACGTCAAACATTACGACAAACTGTCACTCATTGATGCCGAAATAGAGCGGATTAGCGGCATCACGCATCAGATGTATCAGCTCTACCGGCCAAGCCAGCAGCGTTCAACAGTCTTTTCAGTTCGAAAAACGATCGACGAAGTCCTTGCTTTGACCGTGCCCATGTCGCGAAAGTCAAGCGTCGGCGTGAAAGTGAACTACGTAACGATGGAACGCGCGCCGGACCTATCGAAAGAAGAAGTCGTGCTTCGAGAGGGGGAATTAAAGCAGATTCTACTAAATCTGATTCACAACGCGATTCAAGCATCGCCGCGCGGAAACAACGTTCAACTCGAAGTTCACAATTCACGCGACCAATTATCGATCTCCGTTCACGATCAAGGTTGCGGAATCTCTGAAGAGAATCTGGATAAAGTGTTCGATCCGTTTTTTAGTACCAAAGCGGCGAAAGTAGGGCAAGGGATGGGACTTGGGCTTTCGGTCACCAAGGGGTTGATCGAAGCGATGCAAGGCACGATCACCGTGTCCAGCAAACTCGGTATCGGTACCGAGTTTAAGTTGCGCTTGCCAAGAAATCTTCAGCTAAAGTCGGAAGCGTAG
- a CDS encoding 7-carboxy-7-deazaguanine synthase QueE produces MSRQGEGKLTGMNSFFIRTSGCNLRCWFCDTPYASWSPTGKTVSLDQLVNDAIQAKVDYVVLTGGEPLLPSAIESLCNRLFEEGLHVTIETAGTIDKPIACDLLSLSPKLAGSTPDPDQHPRWSELHQSRRLPIDIMRRLIDGAKDYQLKFVVSSPDQFTEICSVADQLDVAADDVFIMPEGVTTEAMDRAQKQLRPLTESHGFQYCDRMQIRWYGNRRGT; encoded by the coding sequence GTGAGTCGACAAGGCGAAGGCAAACTGACGGGGATGAACAGTTTCTTTATTCGCACGAGCGGCTGCAATCTGCGATGTTGGTTCTGCGATACGCCGTATGCATCTTGGTCGCCAACCGGCAAAACGGTGTCACTTGATCAATTGGTCAACGATGCGATCCAAGCCAAAGTTGATTATGTCGTCCTCACTGGCGGTGAACCTCTGCTGCCCTCCGCAATTGAGTCACTGTGTAACCGACTGTTTGAAGAAGGACTTCATGTCACAATCGAGACCGCCGGAACGATTGATAAGCCGATCGCTTGCGACCTTCTTTCACTCAGCCCCAAGTTGGCGGGAAGTACCCCCGATCCCGACCAACATCCTCGTTGGAGCGAGCTTCATCAGTCACGTCGTTTGCCGATCGATATCATGCGCCGATTGATCGATGGGGCCAAAGACTACCAACTGAAGTTCGTCGTCTCGTCTCCCGACCAATTCACCGAAATCTGCTCGGTCGCTGATCAGCTGGACGTCGCAGCCGACGACGTCTTTATTATGCCTGAAGGCGTGACGACCGAAGCGATGGATCGGGCCCAGAAGCAACTACGGCCGCTGACCGAATCGCATGGCTTCCAATATTGCGATCGGATGCAGATTCGCTGGTATGGCAATCGACGCGGAACCTGA
- the rnk gene encoding nucleoside diphosphate kinase regulator produces MASRKIIVTFDDYTRLSALLADKMMGMIADRKLLRDLASELQHAEVIESSKVPGDVVTMNSIVVLTEIGSGETDRYTLVYPEDANIAEGRLSVFAPVGTAILGYRVGDLVRWNVPSGTIELRIDAVTYQPERDAMTA; encoded by the coding sequence ATGGCATCCCGGAAAATCATTGTAACATTCGACGATTACACTCGTTTGTCAGCGTTGTTGGCTGACAAGATGATGGGCATGATCGCCGACCGGAAATTGCTCCGCGATCTCGCGTCCGAATTGCAGCATGCCGAAGTCATCGAATCCAGCAAGGTGCCCGGTGATGTTGTGACCATGAACTCCATCGTCGTTCTGACAGAAATTGGCAGCGGTGAAACCGACCGGTACACACTGGTGTACCCCGAGGATGCGAATATTGCTGAGGGCCGTTTGTCTGTATTCGCGCCCGTCGGAACCGCAATCCTAGGCTACCGCGTTGGCGATCTGGTCCGCTGGAATGTCCCTTCGGGGACGATCGAACTTAGGATCGACGCGGTGACCTATCAACCTGAACGCGACGCGATGACGGCATGA
- a CDS encoding ArnT family glycosyltransferase produces MRISKWLAFYRAFRWITVIILIQAVALLVIAWKVSPTYDEWMYVPSGIYHWVHQDFSPYRVNPPLPRLIASLPLYLSGVDVPFAGMMSSGNRIEIQIADRWVEQYGPQTLSQIFVARLTTIAFAITGTLVIAALAREIFGDSASLISSMLWAFSPTILTHGSLATPDIPSTVLLVASILTFVRWFDGPTWASAAHFGGVLGLLLLSKSTWILLFLLFPIMLFALQYRDRTRWLKKSSTLIAVLCFSLLILNAGYRFDGTGTALKEHEFVSKALSGCDRGGWGNRFANSFVGELPLPLPSQFILGVDQQKFEFETGFPCYFGGEWHEHGFPLYYIYCFAWKEPIAVLLLCALCLRWVPFIEPNRLYRFAVISIPPLAIFTLASFQTGIHQHYRYVIFALPFVYLPIGACWHAAKLSSRYAITCLIGAASVSSLVTVPRTHAYFNVLAGGGERNWSYLSNSNIDWGQDLKLISQHIRKHPEIEFNVLHITRWDLRFLGLDCNSGRQSLMVPSPRRSGQFVPYQPGVYLVGITEFIRKEYAFFRENECSEVLPGGIRVYLVTQEMLSTNGLHDQARNIPELSQRFTLSLALRRSYSGTSYVSSPPGGKGRLCGRREIASNEKRLLDQLDAI; encoded by the coding sequence ATGCGTATCTCAAAATGGCTCGCTTTTTACCGGGCATTTCGGTGGATCACAGTCATTATTTTAATTCAAGCCGTAGCTTTGCTGGTCATCGCGTGGAAGGTCTCTCCGACGTACGATGAGTGGATGTATGTGCCAAGCGGGATTTACCATTGGGTTCACCAAGACTTTTCCCCTTATAGAGTAAATCCCCCGCTCCCGAGATTGATTGCGTCTCTACCGCTTTATCTCTCTGGGGTAGATGTCCCTTTTGCGGGAATGATGTCAAGTGGAAACCGGATTGAAATCCAAATAGCGGACCGTTGGGTTGAACAATACGGCCCTCAAACTTTGAGTCAGATCTTCGTCGCAAGACTAACCACGATCGCATTCGCAATCACTGGCACTCTTGTCATTGCGGCATTGGCGAGAGAAATATTCGGTGACTCGGCGAGCCTGATTTCGTCCATGCTGTGGGCATTCTCACCCACCATCCTAACCCATGGATCACTCGCCACGCCGGATATCCCAAGCACAGTCCTTCTCGTAGCGAGCATTTTGACATTCGTACGATGGTTTGATGGTCCCACTTGGGCCAGTGCAGCTCATTTCGGCGGTGTCCTCGGCCTTCTGCTCCTGAGCAAGTCAACATGGATTCTGCTGTTCTTACTGTTTCCCATCATGTTATTCGCGTTGCAGTACAGAGATCGCACTCGATGGCTCAAGAAATCCAGCACTCTCATTGCAGTCCTGTGTTTTTCACTATTGATCTTGAATGCCGGCTATCGATTCGACGGCACCGGGACAGCACTGAAGGAGCACGAATTCGTTTCAAAAGCGCTCTCGGGATGCGATCGTGGGGGGTGGGGCAATCGATTTGCGAACTCTTTTGTTGGCGAATTGCCTTTGCCGCTGCCTTCACAATTTATCCTTGGGGTCGATCAGCAAAAGTTTGAGTTTGAAACCGGATTCCCTTGCTATTTCGGGGGTGAATGGCACGAGCATGGGTTTCCACTGTATTACATCTACTGCTTTGCATGGAAGGAGCCGATTGCAGTTCTTCTCCTATGCGCGTTATGTCTCCGGTGGGTTCCGTTCATCGAACCAAACAGGCTCTATCGATTTGCGGTGATCTCGATACCTCCACTAGCCATATTTACCCTCGCTTCTTTCCAGACGGGTATTCACCAGCATTATCGATATGTGATTTTTGCATTGCCATTTGTGTATCTTCCCATCGGCGCATGCTGGCACGCCGCGAAGCTTTCGAGCCGATATGCGATCACGTGTCTTATCGGGGCCGCTTCAGTTTCATCGTTGGTAACCGTCCCAAGAACTCACGCCTATTTCAATGTACTTGCAGGCGGAGGGGAGCGAAACTGGAGCTATCTGTCGAACAGCAATATTGACTGGGGCCAAGACCTCAAACTGATCTCTCAGCACATCAGAAAACATCCTGAAATCGAATTCAATGTCTTGCACATTACAAGGTGGGACCTTCGTTTTCTTGGCTTGGATTGCAATAGCGGACGTCAATCGCTGATGGTCCCGTCTCCTCGAAGGTCGGGGCAGTTTGTTCCGTACCAGCCCGGCGTCTATCTCGTGGGGATTACGGAGTTCATCCGAAAAGAGTATGCGTTTTTCCGTGAAAACGAGTGCTCGGAAGTATTACCTGGCGGGATTCGTGTCTACTTAGTAACCCAAGAAATGCTTTCAACGAATGGCCTTCACGATCAAGCCCGCAATATCCCGGAACTGTCTCAGAGATTCACCTTAAGCTTGGCGTTGCGGCGCTCTTATTCAGGTACGAGTTATGTTTCCAGTCCCCCTGGTGGAAAAGGCAGATTGTGCGGAAGACGCGAGATAGCCTCCAACGAAAAACGACTTTTGGACCAATTAGATGCGATTTGA